Within Rothia sp. ZJ932, the genomic segment TGAACAACTGGATCACTTTCTTATTGGTCGGTCTTCCTCTTGCTGTTCTGGTTGCAGTTATCATTCTTTCGCGTCGCGCTGAGAAAGCAGCTTTCTCACAGATTGACGGTCAGCCCGGTGCATCCGGTGCCGCACTGAGCACCCTGCGTCGCGGTTGGATTGTCAGCCAGCAGCCCAGCTCGGTTAACCCCCGCACCCAGGACGTCGTCTTTCGCGCCATTGGTCGCCCCGGCGTTGTCTTGGTAACGGAAGGTCCCACCGACCGTGTGGCTCAGCTAGTGAATAAAGAAAAGGCTCAGTTGCGCAAGGTCGCTCCCAACGTGCCTGTTCACGTCATCAACACCGGTAACGCTGAGGGGCAGACCCCGGTGAAGAAAGTTGCCTCAGCTATGAAGAAGCTGGAGAAAAAGCTCACCCAGCAAGAGGTGCATGCCATCAATAACCGCCTCACCTCACTCGGTGGTATGAACCTACCCATGCCCAAGGGTGTAGATCCCATGCGTGCACGCCCCGACCGTAAGGCAATGCGCGGTCGCTAAGGCTTGGCTCGGTATCTCACTGAGTAGCTCATATTATTCAACGTACAAGGCGCGTCCTTTGACTGTGTAAACAGCCGAAGGACGCGTCTTGCGTGTCCAGGAGCTAGTAGCCTATTGCGCTGACTAACGGATGCGTACCAAGACGCTACCGCGGGCTTGATCATGCATGCCCCGCTGGTCTTTGTCCATCACAAAAACCGGGATCACCAGAGCAATCAGTATCGCTCGCACTGCCGCCCGACCGTAGCCAACGGGCTGACCGTCAAGAGTCTGCACTTGCATTCCCAAGAGCAGATGCCCCAGGGTATGCCCACTAAACCCCACAGTCACTATCTGGTAAAGAGTGAAGAAAACAATGATGAGCAGCTGGTCGTTCGCCCACGAGGTCAGCATCATCAGTCCGTAACATAGGTACCAGTCAATCAAAAAAGCAAAGAGACGCCGCGGGATTCTCGCAATCGCCCCAGGGCCGTCAATGGGGCGTCCAGCGTCCTGCCCGGGATAGTACTGCGCCGCTTCGGGTGTCTTTTCAGCCATCGTTGCCTTCATCGTCAGTGGGATTATGCGTCATCAAAAGACCATTACGAGATCTTTTACCTTTCTTAGTGTAGTCGGGGGCAACCCGCTGATAGCATTTGGTCTTGTTACATCTCAGAAACATAGCAGACACCTTGAGGCAAAATTATGTTTCTAGAGTTGTAGATAAATCAACCGGTGGGCTTGTCTCAGGCACCGGGTTTTACGTCAAAGAGCTGACAACTAAGGAGAACAGTCACCATGTTCGAAAGCGCACAGGAAGTCCTTGACTTCATTAAAGAAGAAGAAATCGTCTTCGTCGATATCCGTTTCACCGATATGCCCGGCGTCCAGCAGCACTTTAACCTCCCGGCGAAGGCAATCGATGAGGATTTCTTTATCAATGGCCAGCTTTTTGATGGTTCTTCTATCCGCGGTTTCCAGGGCATCGCTGAATCAGATATGCAGCTGATCCCCGATATCGCTTCAGCTTACGTTGATCCCTTCCGTGTTGAGAAGACCCTCGTTGTTATTTGCTCCATAGTGAATCCCCGCACCGGTGAACCCTACCGCCGCGACCCCCGTGGCGTTGCCGAGCGCGCCGAAGAATACTTGAAGTCAACCGGCATTGCTGATACCGCTTTCTTCGCATCAGAAGCTGAGTTCTTCGTCTTTGAGGACGTACGCTACGAAGTTTCACCCCAGAAGACCTTCTTCAGCATTGACTCCGACGAGGCTTACTGGAACTCCGGTCGTAAAGAAGAGGGCGGCAATCTGGGTAACAAGACCCCTCTCAAGGGCGGTTACTTCCCCGTCTCACCCGTTGATAAGCAGGCAGATTTGCGTGACGCCATGTGCGTAGCAATGGACGAGGTCGGTCTCGAAGTTGAGCGCTCACACCACGAGGTAGGCGCAGCTGGTCAGGCTGAAATCAACTACAAGTTTGATACCCTCACTAAGGCAGCAGATGACCTGCTCAAATTCAAGTACGTTATCAAGAACACCGCAGATGCCTACGGCAAGACCGTAACCTTCATGCCCAAGCCCGTTTTCGGTGACAATGGTTCGGGTATGCACTGCCACCAGTCACTGTGGCAGGACGGCGAGCCCCTCTTCTATGATGAACGTGGCTACGCTAACCTCTCAGATATTGCCCGCTGGTACATCGGCGGTCTGATTGAGCACTCCTCAGCGGTTTTGGCGTTCACCAACCCCACTGTGAACTCTTATAAGCGTCTGGTACCCGGTTACGAGGCACCCGTGAACATGGTCTACTCGCAGGGTAACCGTTCAGCAGGTATCCGCATTCCGATTACCGGTACCAACCCCAAGGCTAAGCGCCTGGAGTTCCGCGCACCTGACCCCTCATCGAACCCCTACTTCGCATTTGCGGCTCAGTTGATGGCGGGTCTTGACGGCATCCGCAACCGCATTGAGCCCCCTGCCCCCATCGATAAGGATCTTTACGAGCTACCCGCTGAAGAAGCTAAGGACATCAAGAAGGCTCCTGCCAGCCTCGAAGAGGCACTGGCTGCGCTGGAAGCTGACTACGACTTCTTGTTCGAAGGCGATGTCTTCACCGAAGACCTGATTCAGGCGTGGATTGACTACAAGCGCACCTACGAGCTGGAGCCTCTTTCACTGGTGCCCCACCCCCTGGAATACCAGATGTACTACGGTGTCTAATCCGTAGGCGTTGATGAGGCATTATCAGAGCGGACGCGTCCGGTGAGGTAACGCTAATTACTTCACCGGATGCGTCTGTGTTCAAGGAGGTTTGTTCAGAAAGGGTAAAACCAGCTTGAGAATACAGCAGCGGTAAACCACTTTCTCATCCGAGTTCGCTAACGCGCACAAGGGATACTTATGCATTTACTTGAGCATGAGAAGTTAGAGCGATGCGTGTCCGTTTGGAACGTCCAAACGGGCACACATTGTTGGAAGTAAGCGTCTATAGATTAAAGAAATCTATTTTTCGAAGCTGCGCTGACGTTCTTCCCATTGCTTCTTATCTTGATAGAGGTTGTTTGCAAAAATAGCCATGAAAATAAATGAAATGGCTGCGACTATCGAACCTATTATAGGGTTCTGGTGTACTGTCATGCTAAATCTTTGTAAGTCAGCAAAACAGATATAGATACCAGTAGCAACGAAAAGACCAGAAAGCAACAGACCTTGCACGTTCTTCCATTTACGCTGTGATCTGTTTTCCCATGCTATTTTCAGTTCCTCAATCTTTATGACGAAAAACAGGGTTGCAGAGCATCGACACCAGTGAGCGCGTTTAATATACCTCTGGTATCACTCTCAACAGTGCGACCAGCAAGGATGCAGAACTCTGTACATCGAGATAAAGTTTAGATGAGATACAAAGCATAATTCAATACTTTTTTGAAAATACTTGGCTGAGTTTTCAAAGTTATTGATTTATCGTACACAAGGTATGGTAAAATTCACCCACCATCAACCCACATACATCAGAAACTTCATACCCACGCGCCCTTTCCAGAGAGTAACGTAAAAGAAGAAACCAACCCCAGGTGTTCCACCTCTGCCAAAACACGCGAACAGTCCAAGGAGTCCTCTCATGGCATACGAACCCAAACGCCTTGGCGGCGAAACCATCTACCGCAACGAGGTTTTTCAGACCGGTCTCATGTCGCAGCTACTCGATGGTATTTACGACGGTGAGATGACCGTGGGTGAGCTGCTGGGGCACGGCAATTTCGGGGTGGGCACCTTCAACGGACTTGACGGTGAGATGATTGTGCTGGACGGTAATTGCTATCAGATGCGCCATGATGGCTCTATTGAGCCGGCGAGTTTAGATCAACAGACCCCTTTTGCTGTGGTGATGAACTTTGTGCCTACTATTCGTCGGGGGTTGCCCAATAACATCATTCGCAAGTCGGCGGCGCAGGTACTTGATGATTTCACGGTGTCGAAAAACTATATGTACGCGGTAAAAATTGTGGGCGATTTTGAGTGGGTCCGTACCCGTACTGTGCAAAAACAAGAAAAACCCTACCCCAAGATGGTTGAAGCGACCGAGAACGATGAGGTCGTACAGTTTGATAAGGTGCGCGGCACTATTATTGGTTTTAGAACGCCCATTTATGAACAGGGCATTGGTGTGCCGGGCTGTCACGCTCATTTTATTGATGACAAGCACGAAAAAGGCGGGCACGTCATCGACTTCAAACTCGATAACGCCTACGTTGAAATCTGCATCGGCACCAATTTGAACTTGCATCTACCGCTAACGGAGGCTTTCTCAGAGGCAGATCTCTCCCCCGAAGATCTTGCAGAACAAATTAGTAGAGCTGAAAAGCATGCCTAATTGCTAGCCAGTAGACCACGTCAGTGAGGAAGATTTTTGGCTTCTATTCTTTATCCCAAGATGAACATGGGCACTCAGGGCACTGGCGTTCCGCTGGTTTTGCTGTCGTGCCTTTCTTTGCAGGTGGGTGCGGCATTCGCGGTGCAGCTGTTTCCGCTCATTGGTGCCTGGTCAGTGACCTGTCTGTGTCCGTGCGTTGCTGCCCTGTTCGTGTGCGCTATGGCGCGTCCGCGCGTCACCGGCTGGAACAAGACGCAGGTATCGTCGGTCATTCTTTTTGGTGTGGCGATGGGCGCTATGAACATCGCTTTCTACCACGCCATTGAACTCTTCCCCTTGGGATTGGCTGTCGCCTTGGAGTTCACCGGTCCACTCGCTTTGGCAGTGGCGCTCTCCCGCAAGAAAATTGACGCGCTGTAGATTCTGAGTGCCCTCATCGGTTTAGTGCTCTTGGGCTGGGAGGCTGCCCACAACGCTGAGCTTTCACTCTTAGGCATGGGCTACGCACTCATTGCCGGTTTTTTCTGGGCACTTTACATTACGGGTAGTGAGAAGGTCGGACGCGTGGTACCGGGTAACGGCGGGCTAGCCGGTGCGATGGTGGTCGGGGCGCTGATGACTATTCCTGCCGGTGGTACCGGTGCCCTCTCTGTCTTTGGGGATGCCAAATTATTGCTCTTCGCGATCGGTACAGGGCTCATGGCATCCGTCGTTCCCTACCTCGCTGAGCTTGCGGCATTGCGACGCCTGCCCCGCCATGTATTCTCCATTTTGCTGAGCTTAGAACCGGCGATTGCTGCCCTCGCAGGATGGATGCTACTTGCCCAGCACAGCGGGGTCTTACGGTGGGCAGCTATGGTGATGCTCATGGTCGCTAGCCTAGGCATCACCTTCACTTCACGGCAAGAGGCGCGAGCTAATTCCCGCCGCCTCAAACAAGCTACCTAAGACAGCAACCAAAGATTTTAACGGTTGAGAAAATCTGTATCAAAGAATAGCCTCTCGTAGACAGCGCGTGCCCTGCGGGTCAGGCGCAGATAGTCTTCTTCAAGGACGCGGGCGCTACCGGGTGGGTAGCCGCACCAGCGAGCGATCGACTCGACATCGGGTCCTGGTGCGCCGAGGGTGTCCGAGGCGCGTCCGGTGCGCAGCACATTACCCGAGCGTATCTTGGTTGCCAGTTTCCACGCCGATTCAAGAACCTGAGCATCCGACACATCGATAATGCCCGCCTCATGTGCAACGTGAAGGGCAGTGAGCGTTCCGGTAGTTTGCAGGGAAGGGGTGGCATAGGCACAGCACAGCTGAATGAGCTGAGTAATCCATTCGACGTCAGACAGTCCCCCGCGCCCCAGCTTGAGCTGACGGGTTCTATCGGCACCACGGGGCAGGCGCTCGTTCTCCACCCTCGCCTTCATACGGCGGATTTCAATGACCTGCTGCGCGGTAAATTGAGACGGGTAGCGGTAGGGGTTAATGAGCTTCACAAAAGCGTCCTGCACTTGCTGATCACCGGCGATAGGCTCAGCGCGCAGCAGCGCTTGGAACTCCCAGGTATCAGCCCAGCGCTCGTAGTATTCGCGGAATGACTCTAGCGAACGTACCATGGGCCCCGACTTACCTTCGGGGCGCAAGTCGGCATCTATTTCAAGGACGCGTTCGGCACGGATCGCCGGTTTGCAGGGCTGTTTGAGCAGAGCTGTCATGCGGGCAATCACAGCGGTTGCTTGGCTTTGCGCCTGGCTCTCATCAACGCCCTCGTGCGGTACGTGAACGTACATGAGGTCAGCATCAGAGCCGTAACCAATTTCAGCACCGCCCTGTCTGCCCATAGCAATCACGGCAACGTCAGTGATCTGAACGGTAGTCTTTTCGGGGTCTGGAGCGTCGGTGGCTTGGGCAGTGAGTTGCCCAAACATCTCCCTGGTTACGATGGTGAGGGCGGCTTCGATGGTGGCACGATCGATGCTGGAGAGCCCGCGCATGACGGCTTCGAGGTCGAGGACGCCGGTGGTCTCGCCCATGGCGATGCGTAGCAGTTCGCGGCGGCGGCGCAGACGCACGGTGCGGATGGCTGATGCCGAATCGGTGTGGCGTGCGAGCTGGGACTGCATTTCTTGACGGAGGGTATCAATCTCCCTCGGCTGTAAATCAGCGTTGCGATCGAGCCAGGCGATGGCCTCGGGTTCTACCTCAATCAGGTCGGCAACGAAACGCGAAGAGGCAAGAATAGTACACAGACGCTCAGCAGCAGCTGTTGAGTCGCGGAGCATCCGCAGGTACCAGGGGGTAGAGCCCAGCGCCTCTGATACACGACGGAAACCCAGCAGACCGGCATCCGGATCAACCCCGCGCGCGAACCAGCCCAGCAGGGCAGGCATGAGAGTGCGCTGAATTTCGGCGCTACGTTGCAAGCCCTTGGTGAGTGCCTGAATATGGCGCATCGCTCCCTTGGGGTCTTTGTAGCCCAGCGCTGCCAGACGGTCGCGCGCTGACTCCTCAGACAGGGCAACATCGGCTTTGGAAAGGTGAGCAACGGCAGCCAGTAGCGGTCTGAAGAAGAGACGTTCGTGCAAAGAGCGCACCGAACGTTTGATCTTCTGACACTCTTTGAGCAAGGACTCGGCATTGAGCGCACCGATGTCTTGTGGAGAGCTCAACGAACGCGCCAGAATGCGCTGCTCATGTTCTTTGGCGGGCATCAAGTGGGTGCGTCGCAGATGGAGCAACTGAATACGGTGTTCCATGGTGCGCAAGAACTTGTAGTCGTGCAGAAACTGCTGTGCGTCGTTTCTACCGATAAAACTTGCCTTTGACAGGGCAAGTAGGGAGTCGGTGGTGGTTTGGGTACGCACGCTCTCATCGGTTCTACCGTGTACCAGCTGCAGCAGCTGCACCGTGAACTCAACATCGCGCAGACCGCCGGGACCCAGTTTAATCTGACGGTCTACCTCTGCGGCGGGAATATTGTCGGTCACGCGGGCGCGCATCGTCTGAACGGACTGGACGAAACCTTCGCGTGAGGCTGATTCCCAAATGAAAGGACGCATGGCACGCGACCACCGTGCCCCGAGTTCAGGGTCACCTGCTATGGGGCGGGCTTTGAGCAGCGCTTGAAACTCCCAGTTTTCTGCCCAGCGCTTGTAGTAGCTGGTGTAGGAGTCCACGGTGCGAACGAGGGCACCGTCTCTGCCTTCGGGGCGCAGATTCGCATCCACTTCCCACAGGGCGGGTTCGGGAGCAGGTGCCATGATGGCTTTAGAGAGGGCTT encodes:
- a CDS encoding DUF4191 domain-containing protein is translated as MTQPASSKRASSKRAEKKEKKDKRPGMFAQMKQVYKMTKEADPNIGLIMLLSALGVLLFFLIIGFLLNNWITFLLVGLPLAVLVAVIILSRRAEKAAFSQIDGQPGASGAALSTLRRGWIVSQQPSSVNPRTQDVVFRAIGRPGVVLVTEGPTDRVAQLVNKEKAQLRKVAPNVPVHVINTGNAEGQTPVKKVASAMKKLEKKLTQQEVHAINNRLTSLGGMNLPMPKGVDPMRARPDRKAMRGR
- a CDS encoding RDD family protein, with product MAEKTPEAAQYYPGQDAGRPIDGPGAIARIPRRLFAFLIDWYLCYGLMMLTSWANDQLLIIVFFTLYQIVTVGFSGHTLGHLLLGMQVQTLDGQPVGYGRAAVRAILIALVIPVFVMDKDQRGMHDQARGSVLVRIR
- the glnA gene encoding type I glutamate--ammonia ligase is translated as MFESAQEVLDFIKEEEIVFVDIRFTDMPGVQQHFNLPAKAIDEDFFINGQLFDGSSIRGFQGIAESDMQLIPDIASAYVDPFRVEKTLVVICSIVNPRTGEPYRRDPRGVAERAEEYLKSTGIADTAFFASEAEFFVFEDVRYEVSPQKTFFSIDSDEAYWNSGRKEEGGNLGNKTPLKGGYFPVSPVDKQADLRDAMCVAMDEVGLEVERSHHEVGAAGQAEINYKFDTLTKAADDLLKFKYVIKNTADAYGKTVTFMPKPVFGDNGSGMHCHQSLWQDGEPLFYDERGYANLSDIARWYIGGLIEHSSAVLAFTNPTVNSYKRLVPGYEAPVNMVYSQGNRSAGIRIPITGTNPKAKRLEFRAPDPSSNPYFAFAAQLMAGLDGIRNRIEPPAPIDKDLYELPAEEAKDIKKAPASLEEALAALEADYDFLFEGDVFTEDLIQAWIDYKRTYELEPLSLVPHPLEYQMYYGV
- the budA gene encoding acetolactate decarboxylase, with translation MAYEPKRLGGETIYRNEVFQTGLMSQLLDGIYDGEMTVGELLGHGNFGVGTFNGLDGEMIVLDGNCYQMRHDGSIEPASLDQQTPFAVVMNFVPTIRRGLPNNIIRKSAAQVLDDFTVSKNYMYAVKIVGDFEWVRTRTVQKQEKPYPKMVEATENDEVVQFDKVRGTIIGFRTPIYEQGIGVPGCHAHFIDDKHEKGGHVIDFKLDNAYVEICIGTNLNLHLPLTEAFSEADLSPEDLAEQISRAEKHA
- a CDS encoding DMT family transporter; translation: MASILYPKMNMGTQGTGVPLVLLSCLSLQVGAAFAVQLFPLIGAWSVTCLCPCVAALFVCAMARPRVTGWNKTQVSSVILFGVAMGAMNIAFYHAIELFPLGLAVALEFTGPLALAVALSRKKIDAL
- a CDS encoding DMT family transporter, whose protein sequence is MLLGWEAAHNAELSLLGMGYALIAGFFWALYITGSEKVGRVVPGNGGLAGAMVVGALMTIPAGGTGALSVFGDAKLLLFAIGTGLMASVVPYLAELAALRRLPRHVFSILLSLEPAIAALAGWMLLAQHSGVLRWAAMVMLMVASLGITFTSRQEARANSRRLKQAT
- a CDS encoding bifunctional [glutamine synthetase] adenylyltransferase/[glutamine synthetase]-adenylyl-L-tyrosine phosphorylase; this encodes MAAPETDAKAEKKLLSTMLSAGFAEPQKMRRWLDAPELKTADQQAILAGLRTAASPDTALPSLVRLLDKAPELLSEANKGADALGLYRLLGASSAIGDFLVRRPQHSEIFTGGLSFNQLQEFPSSLLPDTDGEAQIAIAPLDTLYRTEILTALGADAQAHAPVATITGKKAYVELRSIYRRHLAELALMDVTHEDPVDFMPTIGRYLADLAAAALEGALAIARAEVGQSCTPEEVAATRLAIIGMGKCGARELNYISDVDVVYAVGHTPLSELPEGASALTDNELSQVGTELVQALSKAIMAPAPEPALWEVDANLRPEGRDGALVRTVDSYTSYYKRWAENWEFQALLKARPIAGDPELGARWSRAMRPFIWESASREGFVQSVQTMRARVTDNIPAAEVDRQIKLGPGGLRDVEFTVQLLQLVHGRTDESVRTQTTTDSLLALSKASFIGRNDAQQFLHDYKFLRTMEHRIQLLHLRRTHLMPAKEHEQRILARSLSSPQDIGALNAESLLKECQKIKRSVRSLHERLFFRPLLAAVAHLSKADVALSEESARDRLAALGYKDPKGAMRHIQALTKGLQRSAEIQRTLMPALLGWFARGVDPDAGLLGFRRVSEALGSTPWYLRMLRDSTAAAERLCTILASSRFVADLIEVEPEAIAWLDRNADLQPREIDTLRQEMQSQLARHTDSASAIRTVRLRRRRELLRIAMGETTGVLDLEAVMRGLSSIDRATIEAALTIVTREMFGQLTAQATDAPDPEKTTVQITDVAVIAMGRQGGAEIGYGSDADLMYVHVPHEGVDESQAQSQATAVIARMTALLKQPCKPAIRAERVLEIDADLRPEGKSGPMVRSLESFREYYERWADTWEFQALLRAEPIAGDQQVQDAFVKLINPYRYPSQFTAQQVIEIRRMKARVENERLPRGADRTRQLKLGRGGLSDVEWITQLIQLCCAYATPSLQTTGTLTALHVAHEAGIIDVSDAQVLESAWKLATKIRSGNVLRTGRASDTLGAPGPDVESIARWCGYPPGSARVLEEDYLRLTRRARAVYERLFFDTDFLNR